The proteins below come from a single Papaver somniferum cultivar HN1 chromosome 11, ASM357369v1, whole genome shotgun sequence genomic window:
- the LOC113322448 gene encoding EIN3-binding F-box protein 1-like isoform X2, translating to MPGFINYRGDDECFKGASYASLIGAGFSSFSPRMDAKYSPLKRNRINGPFVFSAKEFVQKKKQASIEVLHDECLFEIFRRLAGRKEKSSCALVSKKWLMLLSSIQSKESIKVVPGEKASEEIEDEGYLTRCLKGRKATDNRLAAIAVGIASAGGLGKLSIRGNNTVRGVSNVGLAAIGRGCPSLKVLSAWDVSTIGDQGLTEIANGCHKLEKLDLIRCPLVSDRALFAIAENCRDLTTLTIESCPRIGDGGLQAIARGCPFLHTIMIKDCPLVGDQGISSLVSSSQYTLVKVKLQNLNITEISAAVIGHSGINVTDLALIGLQCVSERGFCVMGMAHGLQKLESLTVSSCPGLTDRALETIGKGSPNLKNLSLHKCSLISDNGLVSYTKSSFSIKSIQLHECNEISQYGVLAAISNCGSKLRAVSLVKCMGIKDIVLEAHRLTPSKSLKSLSIRDCPGFGSNILAVVGWLCPQLEDIDISGHSGVTDAGFLSVVENCQAGLMKVNLSGCVNITDSSVTSLARLHSGMLQYLNLGGCSKVTDESLAAIALHCYGLEDLDVSKCAITDLAIASLCCERMPELLNLYLSGCSQITDKCMPFLAKLGESLISLNLQDCKSLSGRMVELLAEKLCECEVLA from the exons ATGCCTGGATTCATCAATTACAGGG GGGATGATGAATGCTTCAAAGGGGCATCTTATGCGAGTCTCATTGGTGCTGGCTTCTCGTCTTTCAGTCCTCGTATGGATGCCAAGTACTCTCCTCTCAAGAGGAATAGAATCAATGGCCCATTTGTTTTCTCTGCGAAAGAGTTTGTTCAAAAGAAGAAGCAGGCATCTATTGAAGTACTCCATGATGAGTGTTTATTTGAGATCTTCAGAAGGTTAGCtggaagaaaagagaaaagcTCATGTgctttagtttccaaaaaatggCTTATGCTTCTGAGCAGTATCCAGAGCAAGGAGTCTATTAAGGTGGTACCTGGAGAAAAAGCAAGTGAGGAGATTGAGGATGAGGGATATCTTACCAGGTGTTTGAAAGGGAGGAAAGCTACAGACAATAGACTTGCTGCAATTGCTGTTGGAATCGCTAGCGCTGGTGGTTTGGGTAAGCTTTCAATCCGAGGGAACAACACAGTTCGCGGTGTTTCTAATGTTGGTCTTGCAGCTATTGGCCGTGGATGCCCTTCATTGAAGGTACTCTCAGCCTGGGATGTTTCTACTATTGGGGATCAAGGTCTTACCGAGATTGCAAATGGTTGCCACAAGTTAGAAAAGCTCGACCTTATCCGATGCCCATTGGTCTCAGATAGGGCTTTATTTGCTATTGCTGAGAATTGTCGTGATTTAACCACATTGACTATTGAATCATGTCCAAGAATTGGGGATGGTGGTCTTCAGGCAATTGCAAGAGGATGCCCATTTCTGCATACCATCATGATTAAGGACTGCCCACTTGTAGGGGACCAAGGAATTTCAAGTTTGGTATCTTCTTCTCAATATACCTTGGTGAAGGTAAAGCTCCAGAATCTGAACATCACTGAGATTTCTGCCGCAGTTATAGGTCACTCTGGCATTAATGTTACAGATCTTGCACTTATTGGTCTACAGTGTGTATCTGAAAGAGGCTTTTGTGTCATGGGTATGGCTCATGGACTGCAGAAATTGGAATCTCTTACAGTTTCCTCCTGCCCAGGGTTAACTGATCGAGCTCTCGAGACAATTGGGAAGGGTTCGCCTAATTTGAAGAATCTATCTCTCCACAAATGTTCTTTAATATCCGACAATGGATTGGTTTCCTACACCAAGAGCTCATTTTCTATTAAAAGCATCCAGCTACATGAGTGCAATGAGATATCACAATATGGGGTTCTTGCTGCTATCTCTAACTGCGGTTCAAAACTGAGGGCAGTTTCCCTTGTTAAGTGTATGGGTATCAAGGATATAGTATTAGAAGCTCATCGTCTCACTCCCAGCAAATCTCTAAAATCTCTATCTATTCGTGACTGCCCTGGTTTTGGAAGTAATATCTTGGCTGTGGTCGGGTGGTTATGTCCACAACTGGAAGACATCGATATCAGTGGTCATTCTGGAGTTACTGATGCTGGGTTTCTCTCAGTGGTAGAGAACTGCCAGGCCGGTTTAATGAAAGTTAACCTAAGTGGCTGTGTGAACATCACCGATTCTTCAGTTACTTCTTTGGCTAGGCTTCATTCAGGGATGCTCCAATATCTAAACCTTGGTGGATGCAGTAAGGTTACGGACGAAAGCTTGGCTGCAATTGCACTACACTGTTATGGGCTTGAAGACCTCGATGTTTCAAAGTGTGCTATCACTGACTTAGCAATTGCTTCACTTTGTTGCGAGAGGATGCCCGAACTGCTGAACCTATACTTGTCTGGTTGTTCTCAAATAACAGACAAGTGCATGCCTTTTCTGGCGAAACTGGGCGAGAGTTTGATCAGTTTGAATCTCCAGGATTGTAAGTCTTTGAGCGGCAGAATGGTTGAGTTGCTTGCGGAGAAGCTTTGTGAATGTGAAGTCCTCGCATAA
- the LOC113322448 gene encoding EIN3-binding F-box protein 1-like isoform X1, with protein sequence MPGFINYRAGDDECFKGASYASLIGAGFSSFSPRMDAKYSPLKRNRINGPFVFSAKEFVQKKKQASIEVLHDECLFEIFRRLAGRKEKSSCALVSKKWLMLLSSIQSKESIKVVPGEKASEEIEDEGYLTRCLKGRKATDNRLAAIAVGIASAGGLGKLSIRGNNTVRGVSNVGLAAIGRGCPSLKVLSAWDVSTIGDQGLTEIANGCHKLEKLDLIRCPLVSDRALFAIAENCRDLTTLTIESCPRIGDGGLQAIARGCPFLHTIMIKDCPLVGDQGISSLVSSSQYTLVKVKLQNLNITEISAAVIGHSGINVTDLALIGLQCVSERGFCVMGMAHGLQKLESLTVSSCPGLTDRALETIGKGSPNLKNLSLHKCSLISDNGLVSYTKSSFSIKSIQLHECNEISQYGVLAAISNCGSKLRAVSLVKCMGIKDIVLEAHRLTPSKSLKSLSIRDCPGFGSNILAVVGWLCPQLEDIDISGHSGVTDAGFLSVVENCQAGLMKVNLSGCVNITDSSVTSLARLHSGMLQYLNLGGCSKVTDESLAAIALHCYGLEDLDVSKCAITDLAIASLCCERMPELLNLYLSGCSQITDKCMPFLAKLGESLISLNLQDCKSLSGRMVELLAEKLCECEVLA encoded by the exons ATGCCTGGATTCATCAATTACAGGG CAGGGGATGATGAATGCTTCAAAGGGGCATCTTATGCGAGTCTCATTGGTGCTGGCTTCTCGTCTTTCAGTCCTCGTATGGATGCCAAGTACTCTCCTCTCAAGAGGAATAGAATCAATGGCCCATTTGTTTTCTCTGCGAAAGAGTTTGTTCAAAAGAAGAAGCAGGCATCTATTGAAGTACTCCATGATGAGTGTTTATTTGAGATCTTCAGAAGGTTAGCtggaagaaaagagaaaagcTCATGTgctttagtttccaaaaaatggCTTATGCTTCTGAGCAGTATCCAGAGCAAGGAGTCTATTAAGGTGGTACCTGGAGAAAAAGCAAGTGAGGAGATTGAGGATGAGGGATATCTTACCAGGTGTTTGAAAGGGAGGAAAGCTACAGACAATAGACTTGCTGCAATTGCTGTTGGAATCGCTAGCGCTGGTGGTTTGGGTAAGCTTTCAATCCGAGGGAACAACACAGTTCGCGGTGTTTCTAATGTTGGTCTTGCAGCTATTGGCCGTGGATGCCCTTCATTGAAGGTACTCTCAGCCTGGGATGTTTCTACTATTGGGGATCAAGGTCTTACCGAGATTGCAAATGGTTGCCACAAGTTAGAAAAGCTCGACCTTATCCGATGCCCATTGGTCTCAGATAGGGCTTTATTTGCTATTGCTGAGAATTGTCGTGATTTAACCACATTGACTATTGAATCATGTCCAAGAATTGGGGATGGTGGTCTTCAGGCAATTGCAAGAGGATGCCCATTTCTGCATACCATCATGATTAAGGACTGCCCACTTGTAGGGGACCAAGGAATTTCAAGTTTGGTATCTTCTTCTCAATATACCTTGGTGAAGGTAAAGCTCCAGAATCTGAACATCACTGAGATTTCTGCCGCAGTTATAGGTCACTCTGGCATTAATGTTACAGATCTTGCACTTATTGGTCTACAGTGTGTATCTGAAAGAGGCTTTTGTGTCATGGGTATGGCTCATGGACTGCAGAAATTGGAATCTCTTACAGTTTCCTCCTGCCCAGGGTTAACTGATCGAGCTCTCGAGACAATTGGGAAGGGTTCGCCTAATTTGAAGAATCTATCTCTCCACAAATGTTCTTTAATATCCGACAATGGATTGGTTTCCTACACCAAGAGCTCATTTTCTATTAAAAGCATCCAGCTACATGAGTGCAATGAGATATCACAATATGGGGTTCTTGCTGCTATCTCTAACTGCGGTTCAAAACTGAGGGCAGTTTCCCTTGTTAAGTGTATGGGTATCAAGGATATAGTATTAGAAGCTCATCGTCTCACTCCCAGCAAATCTCTAAAATCTCTATCTATTCGTGACTGCCCTGGTTTTGGAAGTAATATCTTGGCTGTGGTCGGGTGGTTATGTCCACAACTGGAAGACATCGATATCAGTGGTCATTCTGGAGTTACTGATGCTGGGTTTCTCTCAGTGGTAGAGAACTGCCAGGCCGGTTTAATGAAAGTTAACCTAAGTGGCTGTGTGAACATCACCGATTCTTCAGTTACTTCTTTGGCTAGGCTTCATTCAGGGATGCTCCAATATCTAAACCTTGGTGGATGCAGTAAGGTTACGGACGAAAGCTTGGCTGCAATTGCACTACACTGTTATGGGCTTGAAGACCTCGATGTTTCAAAGTGTGCTATCACTGACTTAGCAATTGCTTCACTTTGTTGCGAGAGGATGCCCGAACTGCTGAACCTATACTTGTCTGGTTGTTCTCAAATAACAGACAAGTGCATGCCTTTTCTGGCGAAACTGGGCGAGAGTTTGATCAGTTTGAATCTCCAGGATTGTAAGTCTTTGAGCGGCAGAATGGTTGAGTTGCTTGCGGAGAAGCTTTGTGAATGTGAAGTCCTCGCATAA